One part of the Methylobacterium terrae genome encodes these proteins:
- the ychF gene encoding redox-regulated ATPase YchF codes for MGFKCGIVGLPNVGKSTLFNALTQTAAAQAANYPFCTIEPNVGEVAVPDERLDALARIASSKEIIPTRLTFVDIAGLVRGASKGEGLGNQFLANIREVDAIAHVVRCFEDGDVTHVEGKVDPIADIETIETELMLADLDSLEKRLTALEKKAKGADKEAKEVLDLVQRALPLLREGKPARLVERKAEEERLFSQLGLMTAKPVLYVCNVEEGAADAGNARSAAVFARAALEGAKAVVVSAKIESEIAVLPPADQVEYLEAVGLAEPGLNRVIRAGYELLGLITYFTVGPKEARAWTITKGTRAPGAAGVIHTDFEKGFIRAETIAYADYTALKGEAGAREAGKLRLEGKEYLVQDGDVLHFRFAN; via the coding sequence ATGGGCTTCAAATGCGGCATCGTCGGCCTGCCGAACGTCGGCAAGTCGACGCTCTTCAACGCGCTGACGCAGACCGCGGCGGCGCAGGCGGCGAACTACCCGTTCTGCACCATCGAGCCGAATGTCGGCGAGGTGGCGGTGCCCGACGAACGCCTCGACGCTCTCGCCCGCATCGCCTCCTCGAAGGAGATCATCCCGACCCGGCTGACCTTCGTCGACATCGCCGGCCTGGTGCGCGGCGCCTCGAAGGGGGAGGGGCTCGGCAACCAGTTCCTCGCCAACATCCGCGAGGTCGACGCCATCGCCCACGTCGTGCGCTGCTTCGAGGACGGCGACGTCACCCATGTCGAGGGCAAGGTCGACCCGATCGCCGACATCGAGACGATCGAGACCGAGCTGATGCTGGCCGACCTCGACAGCCTCGAGAAGCGCCTCACCGCGCTCGAGAAGAAGGCCAAGGGCGCCGACAAGGAGGCCAAGGAAGTCCTCGACCTCGTCCAGCGGGCGCTGCCGCTCCTGCGCGAGGGCAAGCCGGCCCGCCTCGTGGAGCGCAAGGCCGAGGAGGAGCGCCTGTTCTCGCAACTCGGCCTGATGACGGCCAAGCCCGTTCTCTACGTCTGCAACGTCGAGGAAGGCGCGGCGGATGCCGGCAACGCCCGCTCGGCCGCCGTCTTCGCCCGCGCCGCACTGGAGGGCGCCAAGGCGGTCGTCGTCTCGGCCAAGATCGAGAGCGAGATCGCGGTGCTGCCGCCGGCCGATCAGGTCGAGTACCTGGAAGCGGTCGGCCTCGCCGAGCCGGGCCTGAACCGGGTGATCCGCGCCGGCTACGAACTCCTCGGCCTCATCACCTACTTCACCGTCGGGCCGAAGGAGGCCCGGGCCTGGACCATCACCAAGGGCACCCGCGCGCCGGGCGCCGCCGGGGTGATCCACACCGACTTCGAGAAGGGCTTCATCCGCGCCGAGACCATCGCCTACGCCGACTATACGGCGCTGAAGGGCGAGGCCGGGGCCCGCGAGGCCGGCAAGCTCCGGCTCGAGGGCAAGGAGTACCTGGTGCAGGACGGCGACGTGCTGCATTTCCGCTTCGCCAACTGA
- a CDS encoding MaoC family dehydratase — MPRYCFEDLTPGFRLDFGPLDVSRDDIVGFAREFDPQAFHTDEAAAKDSFVGGLIASGWHTCALGMRLVADGFILQSSSMGSPGIEAVRWLRPVRPGDALSMRMSVTESRPSGSKPDRGFVRFLLEIANGAGQPVMTQDFWAMFGKAGTPPLPPRPRPPEEPTPADLPEGEALPPAYLEDMPLNRTFDLGAHHFTRDDILRFARTFDPQPFHVDEAAAARTHFGGLCASGWHTAAAWMKRMVAARDRGRAEAIARAEPVVEGGPSPGFRDLQWLRPVYAGDTIRYDVTLTEARPSRTRPGWGVVSHTATGTNQRDEPVIRFAGAWLAPSRGA, encoded by the coding sequence ATGCCCCGCTACTGCTTCGAGGACCTCACGCCAGGGTTCCGGCTCGATTTCGGGCCGCTCGACGTGAGCCGCGACGACATCGTGGGCTTCGCCCGCGAGTTCGACCCGCAAGCCTTCCACACCGACGAGGCGGCGGCCAAGGACAGCTTCGTCGGCGGCCTGATCGCGTCCGGCTGGCACACCTGCGCGCTGGGCATGCGCCTCGTCGCCGACGGCTTCATCCTGCAATCGAGCTCGATGGGCTCGCCCGGCATCGAGGCGGTGCGCTGGCTGCGCCCCGTCCGTCCCGGCGACGCCCTGTCGATGCGCATGAGCGTGACCGAGAGCCGGCCCTCGGGCAGCAAGCCCGACCGCGGCTTCGTGCGGTTCCTGCTCGAGATCGCCAACGGTGCCGGCCAGCCGGTGATGACCCAGGATTTCTGGGCGATGTTCGGCAAGGCCGGCACCCCGCCGCTGCCGCCCCGCCCGCGCCCGCCCGAGGAGCCGACGCCCGCCGACCTGCCCGAGGGCGAGGCGCTGCCGCCGGCCTACCTCGAAGACATGCCGTTGAACCGCACCTTCGACCTCGGGGCGCACCACTTCACCCGCGACGACATCCTGCGGTTTGCCCGCACCTTCGACCCGCAGCCGTTCCACGTCGACGAGGCGGCGGCGGCGCGGACGCATTTCGGCGGCCTGTGCGCCTCGGGCTGGCACACCGCGGCGGCCTGGATGAAGCGGATGGTGGCGGCCCGCGACCGCGGCCGGGCGGAGGCGATCGCGCGGGCCGAGCCGGTGGTCGAGGGCGGTCCCTCGCCGGGCTTTCGCGACCTCCAGTGGCTCAGGCCGGTCTATGCCGGCGATACGATCCGCTACGACGTGACCCTGACCGAGGCGCGCCCCTCGCGCACCCGGCCGGGTTGGGGCGTCGTCAGCCACACCGCGACCGGCACCAACCAGCGCGACGAGCCGGTGATTCGCTTCGCAGGAGCGTGGCTGGCGCCGAGCCGGGGGGCGTGA
- the pth gene encoding aminoacyl-tRNA hydrolase: MRLFVGLGNPGTRYAGNRHNIGFMALDAIARRHRAAPWRRKFQGESTEAVIGPERVLLLKPLTFMNESGRAVAEAQRFYKIPLEDVVVFHDELDIAPAKLRVKKGGGNAGHNGLRSITAQCGNEYWRARLGIGHPGDKALVHAYVLNDFAKAETPWVEDLCDAMADGAELLAAGEDARFQNKVHLAMAGRGWDEVKRVGEKPA; encoded by the coding sequence ATGCGGCTGTTCGTCGGCCTCGGCAATCCCGGGACCCGCTACGCGGGCAACCGGCACAATATCGGCTTCATGGCGCTCGACGCGATCGCCCGCCGGCACCGCGCCGCGCCGTGGCGCCGCAAGTTCCAGGGCGAGAGCACCGAGGCGGTGATCGGGCCCGAGCGCGTGCTGCTCCTGAAGCCCCTGACCTTCATGAACGAATCGGGCCGGGCGGTGGCGGAAGCGCAGCGCTTCTACAAGATCCCGCTGGAGGACGTGGTGGTGTTCCACGACGAGCTGGATATCGCGCCCGCCAAGCTCCGGGTGAAGAAGGGCGGCGGCAATGCCGGCCATAACGGCCTGCGCTCGATCACCGCGCAATGCGGCAACGAGTACTGGCGCGCCCGCCTCGGCATCGGGCATCCGGGCGACAAGGCCCTCGTCCACGCCTACGTGCTCAACGACTTCGCCAAGGCCGAGACGCCGTGGGTCGAGGACCTCTGCGACGCGATGGCCGACGGCGCCGAGCTGCTCGCCGCGGGCGAGGATGCCCGCTTCCAGAACAAGGTCCACCTCGCCATGGCCGGGCGCGGCTGGGACGAGGTGAAGCGCGTCGGCGAGAAGCCGGCTTGA
- the nfi gene encoding deoxyribonuclease V (cleaves DNA at apurinic or apyrimidinic sites), with protein MDLARRHGWDLTPTQAVALQRRLAAEVVADRALDLDAVRLVAGVDVSVKNDRSHAAIVVATFPDFRVVETVTALMPTPFPYVPGLLSFREGPVLEEAFGRLEAEPDVFLFDGMGTAHPRRIGIASHMGLWLQRPTIGVGKTRLCGRNAPLDEEKGAHQPLVDKGETIGAVVRTRTGKHPLFISPGHLADIPSSVALVLACAPKYRLPEPIRLAHKAAGAFV; from the coding sequence ATGGATCTCGCTCGGCGCCACGGCTGGGACCTGACGCCGACGCAAGCCGTGGCGCTCCAGCGCCGGCTCGCCGCCGAGGTCGTGGCCGACCGAGCCCTCGACCTCGACGCCGTGCGGCTCGTCGCCGGCGTCGATGTCAGCGTGAAGAACGATCGCTCGCACGCCGCGATCGTGGTCGCGACCTTCCCGGATTTCCGGGTGGTCGAGACGGTGACGGCACTCATGCCGACGCCGTTCCCCTACGTGCCGGGTCTCCTCAGCTTCCGCGAGGGCCCGGTGCTGGAGGAGGCGTTCGGCCGGCTCGAGGCCGAGCCGGACGTCTTCCTGTTCGACGGGATGGGCACGGCGCATCCGCGCCGCATCGGCATCGCCAGCCATATGGGCCTGTGGCTCCAGCGCCCGACGATCGGCGTCGGCAAGACCCGGCTCTGCGGCCGCAACGCCCCCCTCGACGAGGAGAAGGGCGCGCATCAGCCGCTCGTCGACAAGGGCGAGACCATCGGCGCGGTGGTCCGCACCCGCACGGGGAAGCATCCCCTGTTCATCTCGCCCGGCCACCTCGCCGACATCCCGTCGAGCGTGGCGCTGGTGCTGGCCTGCGCGCCGAAATACCGCCTGCCGGAGCCGATCCGCCTCGCCCACAAGGCCGCGGGCGCTTTCGTGTAA
- a CDS encoding retropepsin-like aspartic protease family protein, which yields MTRPILWALGVLATAALTGGSMTERFAKLARGGPAPAAEAAQVEPGSASSVSLSQDLSGHFKAHPQVEGQVLRMLVDTGATLCVFTSEDAARIGIRVAERDFTARVGTANGTVPAAPVRVREMRIGGIAVRDVEALVLPSGRLETSLLGMSFLRRLRGFEVAAGRMILRG from the coding sequence GTGACGCGCCCGATCCTCTGGGCCCTCGGCGTGCTCGCCACCGCCGCCCTCACCGGCGGATCGATGACCGAGCGCTTCGCGAAGCTCGCCCGCGGCGGCCCCGCCCCGGCGGCCGAGGCGGCGCAGGTCGAGCCCGGCTCCGCCTCCAGCGTGAGCCTGTCGCAGGATCTCTCCGGCCACTTCAAGGCCCACCCGCAGGTCGAGGGGCAGGTGCTGCGCATGCTGGTCGATACCGGCGCCACGCTCTGCGTCTTCACGAGCGAGGATGCGGCCCGGATCGGGATCAGGGTCGCGGAGCGCGACTTCACCGCGCGGGTCGGCACCGCGAACGGCACGGTGCCGGCGGCGCCGGTGCGCGTGCGCGAGATGCGGATCGGGGGAATCGCGGTGCGCGACGTCGAGGCCCTGGTCCTGCCGAGCGGGCGCCTCGAGACCAGCCTGCTCGGCATGTCGTTCCTGCGCCGCCTGCGCGGCTTCGAGGTCGCGGCGGGGCGGATGATCCTGCGGGGATGA
- a CDS encoding TadE/TadG family type IV pilus assembly protein — protein MPRRPPLHAAGPSPGPAATAPRPSRALTIRRRIAGFAAARDGATAVEFGLIALPFLCLIAAIVETALAFFAGQVLDNAVSSAARQLYTGQFQAARSSDPPPPADKTTQQVALEKFKAAICDGRVTIFACGDVKVEVLTMADNASFAPPSPVDSGARAWRSSPSAFGTQYQNPGSNQIVVVQAAVEFPVFFSFLNPNTLANGKRVLQSTVAFRTEPFQ, from the coding sequence ATGCCCCGTCGTCCTCCGCTCCACGCCGCGGGACCGTCGCCCGGGCCCGCCGCGACGGCGCCCCGCCCGTCGCGGGCCCTGACGATCCGCCGGCGGATCGCCGGCTTCGCCGCCGCCCGCGACGGCGCGACGGCGGTGGAGTTCGGGCTGATCGCGCTGCCGTTCCTGTGCCTCATCGCGGCGATCGTCGAGACCGCGCTCGCCTTCTTCGCCGGCCAGGTCCTCGACAACGCGGTGTCGAGCGCGGCGCGCCAGCTCTATACCGGGCAGTTCCAGGCCGCCCGGTCCTCCGATCCGCCGCCGCCCGCCGACAAGACGACGCAGCAGGTCGCGCTGGAGAAGTTCAAGGCGGCGATCTGCGACGGCCGGGTCACGATCTTCGCCTGCGGCGACGTCAAGGTCGAGGTCCTGACGATGGCCGACAATGCCAGCTTCGCGCCGCCGAGCCCCGTCGATTCCGGCGCGCGCGCCTGGCGCAGCTCGCCCTCGGCCTTCGGCACGCAGTACCAGAACCCGGGCTCGAACCAGATCGTCGTCGTGCAGGCGGCGGTGGAGTTCCCGGTCTTCTTCAGCTTCCTCAACCCCAACACCCTGGCGAACGGCAAGCGGGTCCTGCAGAGCACCGTGGCTTTCCGCACGGAGCCGTTCCAATGA
- a CDS encoding CpaD family pilus assembly protein → MIRTALRLTLLAASAALSACASKGPGAMGPVTTGSTYPMTVAERHPIVLSDSPRNLDVFVTGTGHIDPRQADDVDGFLTEYRRYGRGVLVLEVPRGSQVPGGAVERTLGALRARAVARGVGPREIVVAPYPVANVAVSAPVRLSFQRMQAKVAGACGLWPQDLGASNAGFNSRNEPYWNLGCATQSNVASQIADPVDLVRGRQEGRIDTVVRTQNLLDLRAGKDPSTTWKQDGRASVKNQVAQ, encoded by the coding sequence ATGATCCGCACAGCCCTCCGCCTGACGCTCCTCGCCGCCTCGGCCGCCCTTTCCGCCTGCGCCTCCAAGGGCCCGGGTGCGATGGGCCCGGTCACGACCGGCTCGACCTACCCGATGACGGTCGCCGAGCGGCACCCGATCGTCCTGTCGGATTCCCCGCGCAACCTCGACGTGTTCGTCACCGGGACCGGGCACATCGACCCGCGCCAGGCCGACGACGTCGACGGTTTCCTCACCGAGTACCGCCGCTACGGCCGCGGCGTGCTGGTGCTCGAGGTGCCCCGCGGCTCGCAGGTGCCGGGCGGCGCGGTGGAGCGCACCCTCGGGGCCCTGCGCGCCCGGGCGGTGGCCCGGGGGGTCGGCCCGCGCGAGATCGTCGTCGCGCCCTATCCGGTCGCCAACGTCGCGGTGAGCGCGCCGGTCCGCCTGAGCTTCCAGCGCATGCAGGCCAAGGTCGCGGGCGCCTGCGGGCTGTGGCCGCAGGATCTCGGCGCCAGCAACGCGGGCTTCAACAGCCGCAACGAGCCGTACTGGAACCTCGGCTGCGCCACGCAGTCCAACGTCGCGAGCCAGATCGCCGATCCGGTCGACCTCGTGCGCGGCCGCCAGGAGGGCCGGATCGACACGGTGGTCCGGACCCAGAACCTGCTCGACCTGCGCGCCGGAAAGGATCCGTCAACCACTTGGAAGCAGGATGGTCGCGCGAGCGTGAAGAACCAGGTGGCACAGTGA
- a CDS encoding pilus assembly protein N-terminal domain-containing protein, with product MTPPRLPRAPRAAGLLALALLLVPAAAGAQGSDGATVTVSVDNAKVIRLPERTATVIVGNPIIADVSLQRNGIVVLTGKSFGSTNLIALDSAGTMLAESAISVRAGSPSVVTVQRGLERESYSCTPACQPAVQLGDAQRYFSEVSGQTGQRNSMATAGGAGGPAAAMR from the coding sequence ATGACCCCGCCCCGCCTCCCGCGCGCCCCGCGCGCCGCCGGCCTCCTGGCCCTCGCGCTGCTGCTGGTGCCCGCCGCGGCCGGGGCGCAGGGAAGCGACGGGGCGACCGTGACCGTGTCGGTCGACAACGCCAAGGTGATCCGCCTGCCCGAGCGGACCGCCACCGTGATCGTCGGCAACCCGATCATCGCCGACGTGTCGCTGCAGCGGAACGGCATCGTGGTCCTGACCGGCAAGAGCTTCGGCAGCACCAACCTCATCGCGCTCGACTCGGCCGGCACCATGCTGGCGGAATCGGCGATCAGCGTGCGCGCCGGCAGCCCGTCGGTGGTCACGGTGCAGCGCGGGCTCGAGCGCGAATCCTACTCCTGCACGCCGGCCTGCCAGCCGGCGGTGCAGCTCGGCGACGCGCAACGCTACTTCTCCGAGGTGAGCGGGCAGACCGGCCAGCGCAACTCGATGGCGACGGCGGGCGGCGCCGGCGGTCCGGCCGCGGCGATGCGCTGA
- a CDS encoding TadE/TadG family type IV pilus assembly protein: MRSVVDAARDRGGRAGRALARFRGAQDGLAAVEFAMVLPLLLLLYLGTTDLAGYISNFRKVTLAARTVADLVAREAGDVSSGQFATIAKAGRAVLAPYDGATARIAAKAIGVYDASGSARVCSYAVDAGSAGAPAPIGPTAVPTVPDAFKNGGVRYVVVELTMTYKPVFGATLADRFKLSTMTETVIWPVRNGKVYNVGVTNNPEIVLPTVVDMRNGGACPAT, from the coding sequence ATGCGGAGCGTCGTGGACGCGGCCCGGGACCGCGGCGGACGGGCAGGCCGCGCGCTCGCCCGCTTCCGGGGGGCGCAGGACGGCCTCGCCGCGGTCGAGTTCGCGATGGTGCTGCCGCTCCTGCTGCTGCTCTACCTCGGCACGACCGACCTCGCCGGCTACATCAGCAACTTCCGCAAGGTGACGCTCGCCGCCCGCACCGTGGCCGATCTCGTGGCGCGGGAGGCGGGCGACGTCTCGAGCGGGCAGTTCGCCACCATTGCGAAGGCCGGGCGGGCGGTGCTGGCGCCCTACGACGGCGCCACGGCGCGGATCGCCGCCAAGGCGATCGGCGTCTACGACGCCAGCGGCTCGGCCCGGGTCTGCTCCTACGCCGTGGATGCCGGCAGTGCCGGGGCGCCGGCCCCGATCGGCCCGACCGCGGTGCCGACCGTGCCGGACGCGTTCAAGAATGGCGGCGTGCGCTACGTCGTCGTCGAGCTGACGATGACCTACAAGCCGGTCTTCGGCGCGACGCTCGCCGACCGGTTCAAGCTCAGCACGATGACCGAGACGGTGATCTGGCCGGTGCGCAACGGCAAGGTCTACAACGTCGGGGTCACCAACAACCCGGAGATCGTGCTGCCGACCGTCGTCGACATGCGCAACGGCGGCGCCTGCCCGGCCACCTGA
- a CDS encoding Flp family type IVb pilin, which yields MITKLKRFVSDESGATAIEYGLIATLIALAVIVAAGTVGNNLSKQFTNIAANLK from the coding sequence ATGATCACCAAGCTGAAGCGTTTCGTCAGCGACGAGTCCGGCGCGACCGCGATCGAGTACGGGCTGATCGCCACCCTGATCGCCCTCGCGGTGATCGTCGCCGCCGGCACCGTCGGCAACAACCTGTCGAAGCAGTTCACCAACATCGCCGCGAACCTGAAGTAA
- a CDS encoding A24 family peptidase → MASLCLLVVFPFLMAYAAASDLLTMTIPNRISLLLVGAFGVLAVTAGLGWAELADHAGAFAATLAVGFCLFCTGTIGGGDAKLAAATALWLGFGPLVDYLTAAAILGGILTLGILSVRQHPLPGFAASWPFALDLRYGEKGVPYGLALAGAALVVCPAAPLWRLVLPA, encoded by the coding sequence ATGGCCAGCCTCTGCCTCCTCGTCGTGTTTCCGTTCCTGATGGCCTACGCGGCCGCCAGCGACCTTCTCACGATGACGATCCCCAACCGCATCAGCCTGCTGCTCGTGGGCGCCTTCGGCGTCCTGGCGGTGACCGCCGGGCTCGGCTGGGCGGAACTCGCCGATCATGCCGGCGCCTTCGCGGCGACCCTGGCGGTCGGCTTTTGCCTGTTCTGCACCGGCACGATCGGCGGCGGCGACGCCAAGCTCGCGGCCGCCACCGCCCTGTGGCTCGGCTTCGGGCCGCTCGTCGACTACCTCACGGCCGCCGCCATCCTGGGCGGGATCCTGACCCTCGGGATCCTGAGCGTGCGCCAGCATCCCCTGCCCGGCTTCGCCGCCTCCTGGCCGTTCGCGCTCGACCTGCGCTACGGCGAGAAGGGAGTGCCCTACGGCCTCGCCCTCGCGGGCGCCGCGCTGGTGGTGTGTCCGGCCGCGCCGCTCTGGCGCCTCGTCCTGCCGGCCTGA
- a CDS encoding 50S ribosomal protein L25/general stress protein Ctc, translating to MSAVKPLEAVARDRVGKGAARAVRRQGQVPAVVYGGNQPPQAIAIDLIRTRTLIYAGGFLTTVFEISAGGRKVRAIPRDYQLDPVTGVPLHVDFLRVVAGQSVDVEVPVHFSNEDAAPGIKQNGGTLTITHHTVTVSVAPESIPDAITVDLTGKNVGDTIHVSDLPVPAGASIVLDGADVVATIVPPTVLGAEVEAEEAAVAEAARAESAAEAAEEAADEAANDESKEG from the coding sequence ATGAGCGCCGTGAAGCCGCTTGAGGCCGTGGCACGCGACCGGGTCGGCAAGGGGGCCGCCCGGGCCGTTCGTCGCCAGGGCCAGGTGCCGGCCGTCGTCTACGGGGGCAACCAGCCGCCGCAGGCCATCGCCATCGACCTCATCCGCACCCGCACCCTGATCTACGCCGGTGGCTTCCTGACCACCGTGTTCGAGATCAGCGCCGGCGGCCGCAAGGTCCGGGCGATCCCGCGCGACTACCAGCTCGACCCGGTCACCGGCGTCCCGCTGCACGTCGACTTCCTGCGCGTCGTCGCCGGCCAGTCGGTCGACGTCGAGGTGCCGGTGCACTTCTCGAACGAGGATGCGGCCCCGGGCATCAAGCAGAACGGCGGCACGCTCACCATCACGCATCACACCGTGACGGTCTCGGTCGCCCCCGAGTCGATCCCCGACGCGATCACCGTTGACCTCACCGGCAAGAACGTCGGCGACACCATCCACGTCTCCGACCTGCCCGTCCCGGCCGGCGCCAGCATCGTCCTCGACGGGGCCGACGTCGTCGCCACCATCGTGCCGCCGACCGTGCTCGGCGCCGAGGTCGAGGCCGAGGAGGCCGCGGTGGCCGAGGCCGCCCGCGCCGAGTCGGCCGCCGAGGCCGCGGAAGAGGCCGCCGACGAGGCTGCCAACGACGAGTCCAAGGAGGGCTGA
- the cpaB gene encoding Flp pilus assembly protein CpaB, translating to MKSSRLLLISVAVVTGAGAFIVMSGREPPPAPVVAPTAAPAPAMETVEVLVAAAELPMGQTVKAPDMRWQTWPRAAAGDAFLQRANAPTALEDTVGSIVRSPFLSGEPIRREKLIKANGSGFLSAILPSGMRAVAISIDARGSNTAGGFILPNDRVDVLRTSRDDEASRTGGSDVQTSETILTNIRVLAVGQTVQERNGERVVTGDTATLELTPPQAEAVTLAQKVGQLSLALRSLADAGQAAPQAAAEPQAEGGVTVVRYGVAKQMPRR from the coding sequence ATGAAGTCTTCGCGCTTGCTTCTCATCAGCGTCGCCGTCGTGACCGGCGCAGGGGCGTTCATCGTGATGAGCGGCCGCGAGCCGCCGCCCGCGCCGGTGGTCGCGCCGACGGCCGCGCCGGCCCCGGCGATGGAGACGGTGGAGGTGCTGGTCGCCGCCGCCGAGCTGCCGATGGGTCAGACCGTCAAGGCGCCGGACATGCGCTGGCAGACCTGGCCCCGGGCCGCGGCGGGCGACGCCTTCCTGCAGCGCGCCAACGCGCCGACGGCGCTCGAGGACACGGTGGGCTCGATCGTGCGCAGCCCCTTCCTCTCCGGCGAGCCGATCCGGCGCGAGAAGCTCATCAAGGCCAACGGCAGCGGCTTCCTGTCGGCGATCCTGCCCTCGGGGATGCGCGCCGTGGCGATCTCGATCGACGCGCGCGGCAGCAACACCGCCGGCGGCTTCATCCTGCCGAACGACCGCGTCGACGTGCTGCGCACCTCGCGGGACGACGAGGCCTCCCGCACCGGCGGCAGCGACGTCCAGACCTCCGAGACCATCCTGACCAACATCCGGGTGCTGGCGGTCGGCCAGACCGTGCAGGAGCGCAACGGCGAGCGCGTGGTCACCGGCGATACCGCGACCCTCGAGCTCACCCCGCCCCAGGCCGAGGCCGTCACGCTCGCCCAGAAGGTCGGCCAGCTCTCCCTCGCCCTGCGCAGCCTCGCCGATGCCGGCCAGGCCGCCCCGCAGGCGGCGGCGGAGCCGCAAGCGGAGGGCGGGGTCACGGTCGTGCGCTACGGCGTCGCCAAGCAGATGCCCCGCCGATGA
- a CDS encoding type II and III secretion system protein family protein translates to MPMSETFPASLRAVAAGALAALLAALPAAAQGGAGARGGIVPAPVVNVGPNEADVSRRIDLTMGRSLVIDLPRDAKEVFVANPKVANAVVRSTRKVFIIGIENGATSIFVMDGEGRQIAALDVTVGRDLNVLRQTLAGSIPGARFDVRPAGDSVLLTGTVNSAGEAQQAVDIANAFVGVGGGGAAARGAVINNLTIRGKDQVMLRVTVVEVSRQVLKQFGVNLNANWSAMNFVNGVPFPLTGGSYPAGNDISAKISSGGFSLQATLRAFEQAGVSRVLAEPTLTAISGEAANFTAGGEIPVPTSQTCSAVLASNSSNCAVGIEYKPYGVALNFTPVVQSENRISIRIGTNVTEIDTQAAIPVSNGNNTISVPGLTVRKSETTIELPSGGTMMIAGLIQQRNRQAISGLPGMINLPILGALFRSRDYQRQETELMIMVTPFIAKPMDPAQVRKPDDGFTEVSDSQSILLGRFNRLYGVVGAAPLGAGYRGRVGFITD, encoded by the coding sequence ATGCCGATGTCCGAGACGTTTCCCGCCTCCCTGCGCGCCGTCGCCGCCGGGGCGCTGGCGGCCCTCCTGGCCGCCCTCCCCGCCGCCGCCCAGGGCGGGGCGGGAGCGCGCGGCGGCATCGTGCCGGCGCCGGTGGTGAATGTCGGCCCCAACGAGGCCGACGTGTCGCGGCGCATCGACCTCACCATGGGCCGCTCGCTGGTGATCGACCTGCCCCGGGACGCCAAGGAGGTGTTCGTCGCCAACCCGAAGGTGGCGAACGCCGTGGTGCGCTCGACCCGCAAGGTGTTCATCATCGGCATCGAGAACGGCGCCACGTCGATCTTCGTGATGGACGGCGAGGGGCGCCAGATCGCCGCCCTCGACGTCACCGTGGGGCGCGACCTCAACGTACTGCGCCAGACGCTCGCCGGCAGCATCCCGGGGGCGCGGTTCGACGTGCGCCCGGCCGGCGATTCGGTGCTGCTCACCGGCACCGTCAACTCCGCCGGCGAGGCCCAGCAGGCCGTCGACATCGCCAACGCCTTCGTGGGCGTCGGCGGCGGCGGGGCGGCGGCCCGCGGCGCGGTGATCAACAACCTGACGATCCGCGGCAAGGACCAGGTGATGCTGCGCGTCACCGTGGTCGAGGTGTCGCGCCAGGTGCTCAAGCAGTTCGGCGTCAACCTGAACGCCAACTGGAGCGCGATGAACTTCGTCAACGGCGTGCCCTTCCCGCTGACCGGCGGCTCGTACCCGGCCGGCAACGACATCTCGGCCAAGATCAGCTCGGGCGGGTTCTCGCTGCAGGCGACCCTGCGGGCCTTCGAGCAGGCCGGCGTGTCGCGGGTGCTCGCCGAGCCGACGCTCACGGCGATCTCCGGCGAGGCGGCGAACTTCACCGCGGGCGGCGAGATCCCGGTCCCGACCAGCCAGACCTGCTCGGCGGTCCTGGCGTCGAACAGCTCGAACTGCGCCGTCGGCATCGAGTACAAGCCCTACGGCGTGGCGCTGAACTTCACGCCGGTGGTCCAGTCCGAGAACCGGATCTCGATCCGGATCGGCACCAACGTCACGGAGATCGACACCCAGGCGGCGATCCCGGTCTCGAACGGCAACAACACGATCTCGGTGCCGGGCCTGACGGTGCGCAAGTCGGAGACGACCATCGAGCTGCCCTCGGGCGGGACGATGATGATCGCGGGCCTGATCCAGCAGCGCAACCGCCAGGCGATCAGCGGCCTGCCGGGGATGATCAACCTGCCGATCCTCGGCGCCCTGTTCCGCTCCCGCGACTACCAGCGCCAGGAGACGGAGCTGATGATCATGGTCACGCCGTTCATCGCCAAGCCGATGGATCCGGCCCAGGTCCGCAAGCCCGACGACGGCTTCACCGAGGTGAGCGACAGCCAGTCGATCCTGCTCGGGCGCTTCAACCGCCTCTACGGCGTGGTCGGCGCCGCCCCCCTCGGCGCGGGCTATCGCGGCCGGGTCGGCTTCATCACCGACTGA